TTGCCGGAAAGGATGTTTCTTGCATAAAGAACCCATTGCCGTTCTATGGTCCAAATCCCGAAACAGGCGAAGGCGACAACATCAACACGACGATTCCTGCAAGTGCGTGGAAAGACTACGTGTCTGTTCCTAACGATATGATTTACAATGTGCTCTATGGTCAGAAGAACAAGGAGAGCAATCAGAAAATCCTCACTTTCCGAGGATTGGCTAACGGTATAGAAACGCAGCTCATCTTCAAAAAGAAAGGCAACAGATGGCAGTTGGTTAAAATCAACGCAGCATAATCATCGGGCGCAGAAATCTTGCAGAAGTACAGCTCTGAGAAGCCCGTTACTTTATGGATTCTGACCAAAAGGATTAAATTAGAACAATGAAAGACCTCAAAGATTATAGTTTATTAAAGCATAACACCTTCGGCATTGACGCAAAATGCCGAAGGTTTATTGAATATACATCCGTGGAGGAGGCACGGCAAGCCGCCGCAATGCTGACGGATGAAGACCGTCCTCTGCTCATTTTGGGAGGAGGCAGCAATCTTCTGCTGACAGATGATTATAAAGGTACGGTGCTTCATTCGGGAATCAACTATCTGAAACAGATAGACGAGGAAAGAGTGAAGTGTGGTTCGGGCTATGATTGGGACAGATTCATAGACTATTGTGTAACGCATCAACTCTACGGCGCAGAGAATCTCTCCATCATTCCGGGCGAAGTTGGTGCCAGTGCCGTGCAGAACATCGGTGCATACGGCGTGGAAGCCAAGGACTTGATAGAGGAAATAGAAGCCGTTGAGATTGCTACCGGCAACATTCGTGTGTTCAGGAACGAGGAATGCGAGTACAGCTATCGGCAGAGCAAGTTCAAGAAGGAATGGAGAGACCGATACCTGATAACCTCCGTAACCTATCGGCTTTCCAAAAACTACGCACCAAAGCTCGATTATGGCAATATCCGTTCGGCATTGGCAGCCAAAGGCATTGAAAACCCTACGGCAACCGAACTCCGCAAAACCATCATTGAGATAAGAAATGCGAAACTTCCCGACCCAAAGGAATTGGGAAATGCAGGCAGCTTCTTTATGAATCCCATTGTTTCAAAGGCTAAATACGATGAGCTGGCAGCACAATATGCCAATATGCCGCACTATACGATAGACACCGACCACGAAAAGATACCTGCCGGATGGATGATTGAACAGTGTGGATGGAAAGGAAAGTCGCTCGGCAATGCCGGTGTCTACGAAAAGCAAGCACTCGTTCTCGTGAATCTTGGCGGTGCAAGCGGCAGCGACATCGTTCGCCTGTGCGAAGCTGTTCAGAAAGACGTGAAAGAAAAGTTCGGCATAGAGATATATCCGGAAGTGAATGTAAGGTAAAGCCGCCTTCAAAAGCCACTTCGCCAGTATTTGGAAAAGTTATCAGAACTGCAATGAAACTACAATTTTTAGGAACAGGTACTTCTAATGGCGTACCGGTAATAGGATGCGATTGCGAGGTTTGCAGAAGCACGAATGCCAAAGACAAGCGTCTCAGAACGTCTGTTTTGTTGGAAACGGACGACACGCGCATACTGATAGATTGCGGACCAGACCTCAGACAGCAGTTGCTGCCGCTGCCATTCAGAAAGATTGACGGCGTATTGATAACGCACATTCACTACGACCACGTGGGAGGTATCGACGATTTGCGTCCTTACTGCAAATTGGGCGATATTGATGTGTTTGCGAAAGAAGACACCTGCAACGGCCTACGTCATAATTTCCCCTATTGTTTTGCTGAAAACCTCTATCCCGGAGTGCCAAGACTGACCCTCCACGCAATAGAACCTCACAAGGCTTTCCGCATTGGCGGGATAGATATAATGCCG
The Prevotella sp. HUN102 genome window above contains:
- the murB gene encoding UDP-N-acetylmuramate dehydrogenase, whose translation is MKDLKDYSLLKHNTFGIDAKCRRFIEYTSVEEARQAAAMLTDEDRPLLILGGGSNLLLTDDYKGTVLHSGINYLKQIDEERVKCGSGYDWDRFIDYCVTHQLYGAENLSIIPGEVGASAVQNIGAYGVEAKDLIEEIEAVEIATGNIRVFRNEECEYSYRQSKFKKEWRDRYLITSVTYRLSKNYAPKLDYGNIRSALAAKGIENPTATELRKTIIEIRNAKLPDPKELGNAGSFFMNPIVSKAKYDELAAQYANMPHYTIDTDHEKIPAGWMIEQCGWKGKSLGNAGVYEKQALVLVNLGGASGSDIVRLCEAVQKDVKEKFGIEIYPEVNVR
- a CDS encoding MBL fold metallo-hydrolase — protein: MKLQFLGTGTSNGVPVIGCDCEVCRSTNAKDKRLRTSVLLETDDTRILIDCGPDLRQQLLPLPFRKIDGVLITHIHYDHVGGIDDLRPYCKLGDIDVFAKEDTCNGLRHNFPYCFAENLYPGVPRLTLHAIEPHKAFRIGGIDIMPIEVLHGKLPILGFRIGKLAYITDMKSISDSELPYLQGVETLIVSALRWEKEHHSHQLVKDAIEFSDRIKAKQTYLIHLTDKIGLHNEAEKLLPMNVKLAYDGLTVDV